One genomic segment of Actinoplanes ianthinogenes includes these proteins:
- a CDS encoding glutamate ABC transporter substrate-binding protein gives MKRVVATVALLALLTPLAACGSEATAPHSAEGVRAALPLPENVQDPAEIPSARPAPDCDPRASLRPAGALPAPGRMPAGSTMAKIVARGRLIVGIDQNAYLFGYRDPNTGDLVGFEIEIARAMAQALFGDAKKIQFLAITTADRIPVLQSGKADMVVRTMSMTCERWQQVSFSTEYLTSHQRLLVRKGSGIREFTDLGGRKVCATRGSTSIVTIAEQPSKPIPVATDSTLDCLVMLQQGQVDAVSTIDVLLAGLAAQDPSTEVVGRFSTNEPSGIGIAKNSPDLVRFSNAVLDKMRSDGSWTAIYNRWLRGPLGAAPAPPAPVYRD, from the coding sequence ATGAAGCGAGTCGTCGCCACCGTCGCCCTGCTGGCCCTGCTCACGCCGCTCGCCGCGTGCGGCTCGGAGGCCACCGCGCCGCACTCCGCCGAGGGCGTCCGGGCGGCCCTGCCGCTGCCGGAGAACGTGCAGGACCCGGCCGAGATCCCGAGCGCCCGGCCGGCCCCGGACTGCGACCCCCGGGCCAGCCTGCGCCCGGCCGGCGCGCTGCCGGCTCCCGGGCGGATGCCGGCCGGCTCGACGATGGCCAAGATCGTCGCGCGGGGCCGGCTGATCGTCGGCATCGACCAGAACGCGTATCTGTTCGGGTACCGCGACCCGAACACCGGCGACCTGGTCGGCTTCGAGATCGAGATCGCGCGGGCGATGGCCCAGGCGCTCTTCGGCGACGCCAAGAAGATCCAGTTCCTGGCGATCACCACGGCCGACCGGATCCCGGTGCTCCAGAGCGGCAAGGCCGACATGGTGGTCCGGACCATGTCGATGACCTGCGAGCGCTGGCAGCAGGTGTCGTTCTCCACCGAGTACCTGACGTCGCACCAGCGGCTGCTGGTCCGCAAGGGCTCCGGGATCAGGGAGTTCACCGACCTGGGCGGCCGCAAGGTCTGCGCCACCCGAGGCAGCACCAGCATCGTCACCATCGCGGAGCAGCCGTCCAAGCCGATCCCGGTGGCCACCGACAGCACCCTGGACTGTCTGGTCATGCTCCAGCAGGGCCAGGTGGACGCGGTCTCCACCATCGACGTGCTGCTGGCCGGGCTGGCCGCACAGGACCCGAGCACCGAGGTGGTGGGCAGGTTCTCCACCAACGAGCCGTCCGGGATCGGCATCGCGAAGAACTCGCCCGACCTGGTCCGCTTCAGCAACGCCGTGCTCGACAAGATGCGCTCCGACGGCTCCTGGACGGCGATCTACAACCGCTGGCTGCGAGGCCCGCTCGGTGCGGCCCCGGCGCCGCCGGCCCCGGTCTATCGCGACTGA
- a CDS encoding type II toxin-antitoxin system PemK/MazF family toxin — translation MRRGEIWTIGDRSDLRYRVLVLSADSYNERDNASPYCAPIVRQRGVTELPPYAVALTEQDPITGVVVVNRMRRLPASVGAERIGMVTGASMARLAEAVRDLFEL, via the coding sequence GTGCGCCGGGGCGAGATCTGGACCATCGGCGACCGCTCGGATCTGCGTTACCGCGTGCTCGTGCTCTCCGCGGACAGTTACAACGAGCGGGACAACGCCTCGCCGTACTGCGCTCCGATCGTCCGCCAGCGGGGCGTGACCGAGCTGCCGCCGTACGCCGTCGCCCTCACCGAGCAGGACCCGATCACCGGCGTCGTGGTGGTGAACCGGATGCGCCGGCTGCCCGCCTCGGTCGGCGCCGAGCGGATCGGCATGGTGACCGGCGCCAGCATGGCCCGGTTGGCCGAGGCCGTGCGGGATCTTTTCGAGCTGTGA
- a CDS encoding PP2C family protein-serine/threonine phosphatase translates to MGGQASAQALSDRWHAPGAAVDQAAGLLAGRARCRVADAYRHLMRIAAEQRRDPAAVAARMIGLLDTGEGPGLIDAATDRLADVESLANLGWGEWNLVTGEVYWSPQVYRIYQRDPGLGPLTPAEGRRLAVGGEHSLREAALDAARGSDRIELLTRVRIAGRVRRLRTIAETVRDDDGRPIRLFGVIQDVTEQQVSAQQLAKVEHELDEQRRAADAEHDLALRLQEIILPIPDEPIELPGLKAAVRYLPAGQDSMVGGDWYHAAALRDGTVLLAVGDVTGHGTQAASNMAQLRHALRALTVVDSDPATLLGHLNRLTCELERESPELAATTVIARFDPGRQQLTWAQAGHPPPLLCRAGRTAPLARPAGPMLGVMEDARYATAVTDFHPGDVLLLYTDGLVEYRGQCLDAGLDAVIGAVDAAVRAAPQQPLAELVGRLRRANPDDDTCILAVRPSTGHTRDLRHLMSRG, encoded by the coding sequence GTGGGTGGTCAGGCGTCCGCGCAGGCGTTGAGCGATCGATGGCACGCCCCCGGCGCTGCGGTCGATCAGGCGGCCGGTCTGCTCGCCGGGCGAGCCCGGTGCCGGGTCGCCGACGCCTATCGGCACCTGATGCGGATCGCGGCTGAACAGCGCCGGGATCCGGCCGCGGTGGCGGCCCGGATGATCGGGCTGCTGGACACCGGCGAGGGCCCCGGGCTGATCGACGCGGCCACCGACCGGCTCGCCGACGTGGAGAGCCTCGCCAATCTCGGCTGGGGCGAGTGGAACCTGGTCACCGGGGAGGTCTACTGGTCACCCCAGGTGTACCGGATCTACCAGCGCGATCCGGGGCTCGGCCCGCTCACCCCCGCCGAGGGCCGGCGGCTGGCGGTGGGTGGCGAGCACTCGCTGCGCGAGGCGGCGCTCGACGCGGCGCGCGGATCGGATCGCATCGAGCTGCTGACCCGGGTCCGGATCGCCGGCCGGGTCCGGCGGTTGCGGACCATCGCGGAGACCGTCCGGGACGACGACGGGCGCCCGATCCGCCTGTTCGGCGTCATCCAGGACGTCACCGAGCAGCAGGTCAGCGCCCAGCAGCTGGCGAAGGTGGAACACGAGCTGGACGAGCAGCGCCGGGCCGCCGACGCCGAGCACGACCTGGCGCTGCGACTCCAGGAGATCATCCTGCCGATCCCGGACGAGCCGATCGAGCTGCCCGGGCTCAAGGCCGCGGTCCGCTACCTGCCGGCCGGGCAGGACTCGATGGTCGGCGGCGACTGGTACCACGCGGCCGCCCTGCGCGACGGGACCGTGCTGCTCGCGGTCGGCGACGTCACCGGGCACGGCACCCAGGCGGCCAGCAACATGGCCCAGCTGCGGCACGCCCTGCGCGCGCTGACCGTGGTGGACAGCGACCCGGCCACCCTGCTCGGGCACCTCAACCGGCTCACCTGCGAGCTGGAGCGGGAGTCGCCGGAGCTGGCCGCGACCACGGTGATCGCGCGCTTCGACCCGGGCCGGCAGCAGCTGACCTGGGCACAGGCCGGGCATCCGCCGCCGCTGCTGTGCCGGGCCGGGCGCACCGCGCCGCTGGCGCGTCCCGCCGGGCCGATGCTCGGGGTGATGGAGGACGCCCGGTACGCCACCGCGGTCACCGACTTCCACCCCGGCGACGTGCTGCTGCTGTACACCGACGGCCTGGTGGAATATCGCGGGCAGTGCCTGGACGCCGGCCTGGACGCGGTGATCGGCGCGGTCGACGCCGCGGTCCGCGCCGCCCCGCAGCAGCCGCTCGCCGAGCTGGTCGGCCGGCTGCGCCGGGCCAATCCGGACGACGACACCTGCATCCTGGCGGTCCGCCCGTCCACCGGACACACCCGCGACCTGCGGCACCTGATGAGCCGCGGCTAG